A single genomic interval of Pyrus communis chromosome 5, drPyrComm1.1, whole genome shotgun sequence harbors:
- the LOC137734731 gene encoding small ribosomal subunit protein uS19m-like, producing the protein MARRLIATLNRGLVGKLFSESSTKLDSGKPVVAGMYGLDKAGYSTQAKQESHFYDGAFVDAFLMKMKNNKDLLNNKKIWSRRSTILPEFVGTTVRIYNGKNHIRCKITEEKVGHKFGEFAMTRKRRVQAKTTAPVRPVKPGKKAGKK; encoded by the exons ATGGCAAGGCGTCTAATTGCAACCCTCAATCGTGGCCTAGTTGGCAAACTCTTCTCCGAGTCCTCTACCAAG CTGGACTCCGGAAAGCCGGTGGTTGCAGGAATGTATGGACTGGACAAAGCAGGTTACAGTACCCAAGCCAAGCAAGA ATCTCATTTTTACGATGGTGCTTTTGTGGATGCATTCctgatgaaaatgaagaacaacaAAGATCTTCTTAACAATAAGAAAATTTGGTCACGCAGATCTACTATTTTGCCAGAATTCGTGGGTACTACAGTCCGTATCTATAATGGAAAAAATCATATTCGCTGCAAGATCACCGAAGAGAAGGTTGGTCATAAATTTGGAGAGTTTGCAATGACACGGAAACGAAGAGTTCAGGCTAAAACTACTGCACCAGTAAGACCAGTGAAACCAGGAAAAAAAGCAGGCAAAAAGTAA